A DNA window from Anastrepha obliqua isolate idAnaObli1 chromosome 5, idAnaObli1_1.0, whole genome shotgun sequence contains the following coding sequences:
- the LOC129248416 gene encoding bifunctional lysine-specific demethylase and histidyl-hydroxylase NO66-like, whose protein sequence is MSEPNSAYQGFASKRGNKTKNTNKKADSSKASVSKNSGVKYKTLEKNKPKVSPKNQVNSRSSKATKEKGAPVKSKGATKNAATEVETTKAKGAHKKVANKPETAKKQQRGHRAVTNGNTKFNGIKENEIDALVEQLLGDSSSHPKKLSKAQQKKKQELEDYLVRQLEKDDEERDNENISEEDESESDMEEYCSTCEDNSDEYTINSYTEEEGEEEESSVNDEYSSESDEHNKPVATSTKNTAALKRDTSAKAGNDANAQKKGRKSEKSVDNLPAATVVGTDKIVKPTEKRRQSVDLAGVVSTSTPEITVKTVNASAVKIEPLSPPNNIVKMNSIKEGEKLFNWLLTPLPIKEFFSKYWESGPCLIQRKGCNYYSHLISFQAIDQMLLKNHVEFTKNIDITSYENGERKMLNPVGRALPPVVWDLYGQGCSVRLPNPHIFLRELYRLNTTLQEYFHCLVGANAYLTPPNSQGFAPHYDDIEAFVLQIEGRKRWRLYKPRTQAEQLARFSSKNFTQQEIGQPIFEEVLEPGDMLYFPRGTIHQACTEPGYHSLHITLSMYQKQSYADLFEYMMPLVLQRAIETNIEMRCGLPLHIFQHAGVAFSDINTMERAELLRKVTKLMGQSLHSVPLDEIMDAAVDQLAKKYQSEALPPHLSPAEHERTIFGSHSMTNERGECLCDYEITERTNVRLLRANIMRLVQEDSKVRIYYYLDNSKEYCEYNRNFMEIEMEEAASVELLIRSYPEYIAVSQLPLEDEEHKVQMVTALWERGLLMTEKPFK, encoded by the exons ATGTCTGAACCAAATTCAGCATATCAGGGATTTGCTTCGAAGCGTggtaataaaaccaaaaatactaATAAGAAAGCTGATAGCAGCAAAGCCAGTGTGAGCAAAAATAGTGGTGTGAAATACAAAACTTTGGAGAAGAATAAACCAAAGGTCTCGCCCAAAAATCAAGTTAATTCAAGATCCAGCAAGGCAACCAAAGAAAAGGGTGCGCCTGTGAAGTCTAAAGGTGCTACCAAAAATGCAGCAACTGAAGTTGAAACGACTAAAGCCAAAGGCGCTCATAAGAAAGTAGCAAACAAACCTGAGACTGCGAAGAAACAACAAAGAGGTCATCGTGCGGTTACTAACGGTAATACAAAGTTCAACGGCATTAAAGAGAACGAGATCGATGCTTTGGTGGAGCAGCTCTTGGGCGACTCATCTTCACATCCTAAAAAGCTGTCTAAAGCACAACAGAAAAAGAAGCAAGAATTGGAGGATTATTTGGTACGACAGCTAGAGAAAGATGATGAAGAGAGAGATAACGAAAATATTAGCGAGGAAGATGAATCTGAGTCTGACATGGAGGAATATTGTAGTACTTGCGAGGATAATTCCGACGAGTATACGATCAATAGTTACACCGAGGAGGAAGGCGAAGAGGAAGAATCTAGTGTCAACGATGAATACTCCAGCGAATCGGATGAGCATAATAAACCAGTTGCCACATCCACCAAAAATACCGCTGCGCTTAAGCGTGACACATCTGCTAAAGCTGGTAATGACGCTAATGCTCAAAAAAAGGGGCGGAAATCGGAAAAGTCAGTTGATAACCTACCTGCTGCAACAGTAGTTGGAACTGACAAAATCGTAAAACCAACAGAGAAACGGCGGCAATCTGTAGACTTAGCTGGCGTTGTGTCTACATCTACCCCGGAAATTACGGTGAAAACAGTGAATGCAAGCGCCGTTAAAATAGAGCCACTTTCACCACCGAACAACATTGTCAAGATGAATAGCATAAAAGAGGGtgaaaaattattcaactgGCTTCTAACTCCACTACCGATAAaggaatttttctcaaaatattggGAGTCGGGTCCCTGCCTAATACAGCGCAAAGGATGTAACTATTATTCACATCTTATATCATTTCAGGCTATTGATCAgatgttattaaaaaatcatgtaGAGTTTACAAAGAATATTGATATAACATCTTATGAAAATG gtGAGCGTAAGATGCTCAATCCAGTAGGACGTGCCCTGCCGCCTGTCGTTTGGGATCTTTATGGGCAAGGCTGTAGTGTACGCCTGCCAAACCCGCACATATTTTTGCGAGAGCTGTATCGCTTGAACACCACCTTGCAGGAGTACTTTCACTGTTTAGTTGGCGCCAATGCCTATCTCACACCGCCTAACAGCCAAGGTTTTGCGCCACACTACGACGATATAGAAGCTTTTGTACTGCAAATTGAAGGACGCAAGCGCTGGCGCCTTTACAAGCCACGTACGCAGGCCGAACAACTGGCGCGTTTCTCATCAAAGAATTTTACCCAGCAGGAGATCGGCCAGCCGATATTTGAAGAG GTGCTGGAACCTGGCGACATGTTATACTTTCCGCGTGGTACTATCCATCAGGCCTGCACCGAACCAGGCTATCACTCATTGCACATCACACTTAGCATGTATCAAAAGCAATCCTATGCTGATCTCTTCGAGTATATGATGCCATTGGTATTGCAGCGCGCTATCGAAACCAACATTGAAATGCGATGCGGTTTGCCGCTTCACATCTTCCAACATGCTGGCGTTGCGTTCAGCGACATTAATACCATGGAGCGCGCCGAACTGTTGCGCAAAGTCACTAAACTAATGGGCCAGAGTTTGCACAGCGTACCATTAGATGAAATAATGGATGCTGCTGTGGATCAGCTCGCCAAAAAATATCAGAGTGAAGCGCTGCCGCCACACCTGTCGCCCGCTGAACACGAGCGAACCATATTCGGTTCGCATAGTATGACTAATGAGCGCGGCGAATGCTTGTGTGACTATGAAATCACTGAGCGCACTAATGTTCGCCTGTTGCGAGCAAACATAATGCGATTGGTGCAGGAGGATAGCAAAGTGCGTATATACTATTACTTGGACAACTCCAAAGAGTATTGCGAATATAATCGGAACTTTATGGAAATTGAAATGGAAGAGGCGGCTAGTGTTGAACTGCTCATACGCTCGTACCCAGAGTATATCGCTGTGTCGCAGCTGCCACTAGAAGATGAAGAGCATAAGGTGCAAATGGTGACCGCGCTATGGGAGCGTGGGCTGCTGATGACCGAGAAGCCATTTAAATGA